The region ACGAGTCGGAGTCCGTATAAGACGGACTTCAGGTGATTGCTCGTCGTTCAGCGTCGCCCGGTGGTTCCCTCCCCCTTCCGCTGCTGCGCAACTCCGCGAGTCCAGCAGGGGGAGCGGGGACAGCACGCGATCACGCTGGAGGCGAGTCACTTTCATCCCGTCTGAAACGGACTGCCGTTTGTTTCGCCCTCTACACTGGGCTGCCCATACCGCGCCCGTGAGCCTCCTGCGCCGGTCGAACCCGACGGGTGCGGCACGCCCTCCAATCGGCGTCGGATGACCTTCAGGCGGCCTGGGATTCCAGCGGGACTTCAGGGGGATTGCCGGTGCGGCTCAGGAGCAGCGTGCCCGCGCCCCAGGTGCCGCCCACCACCGCCAGCGCGAACGCCACTGGAGGCACGCTCAGGCTGGCCGCCACGGCACTCAGGCCCACCATGGCCCCCACCGCGTCCGGGACGGGCAGCCCCGCGCGGTATGCCAGCGCGCGGCCCGCGTCGTACGCGCTGACGCTCAGGCCCACCGCGATCAGCAGCACCGCCAGGGCCGCCGCCAGCAGGGCCGGGCCCAGCAGGCCCGCCAGCGCCAGCCCGCCGGCCGGGCCGAGCAGTGCCGCCAGCGACAGCACGCCCAGCGCCAGCGTCCGCACCGGCGCGTGCCGCTGCCGCCGCGCCAGCAGCGGCGCCAGACCCGACACGAACAGCAGCAGCAGGGCCCCGCCGGTCAGACCCACGAACACCTGCGGCCACGCCGCGCCGCCCAGCCAGCCCAGGACCGGGCGGAACGCGGCGGCCGTCACGGCGCCCAGCCCGCTCGGCGCCTGGATCTCGCGGGCGGCGCTGTCACCGGGCACCTGCCCCAGCAGGGCCGTGACGGTCCCGCCCACCTGCGCGCCCGCCTCGCGGCGGATGTCGCCGAGCAGGGTCACGACCTCGCCGTCCACCTGGGCGTCGGGGGCCAGCACGATATTCCCGCCCGCCGCGAGCACGTTGCCCTTCACGGGTCCGTGCACGACCACGTCCCGCCCGAAACTGACCGTGCCGTGCGTGACCACCCCGTACAGCGCCGGGAGGGTCAGCGCGGCACTCACGGCGAAGGCCAGCCCTCCGAAGCGCTGCGTGGCGGGTGCGGGCCGCCACGTCACGGCGGCGCTCGTCATGAGCAGCAGCAGCAGCCCCACGCCGGCCAGCGGCGACACCTGCGCCAGCAGGGTCTGCAGCACCAGCGCGCCCGCCGCGAGGTTTGGCCACGCGGTCGAGACGGCCAGCAGCGTCAGCGCCACGAGCAGCGACACCACCATGATCAGCGGCGCCGGGTTGCGCGGCCGGTTCCCGATCAACGCGGCGGCTGCCGCCGGAGCGGGCGACAACTGTTCTGGCGGGGTGAGGCGCACCTGCTGCGCCACGGCGGCCGCGACACTGCCCGGCAGCGCGGGGACCGGCGCCCCCAGCGTCCGGTCCAGCCGCAGGTCCTGCACGACGCTGGCCGCGACCGAACGCGGCAGCGGCGGGGTCGCCAGCTGCGAGCCGAGCCGGACATTGCGGGCCACGCTGGCCGCCACGCTGCCGGGCATCGCGGGCGTGCGGGTCAGGGCCTGCTCCAGCCGCACGTCCCGCGTGATGGCCGATGCCACACTGCGGGGCAGGGCTGGCACGTCAGCCATCCTTGCGGACAGGGCCACCTCCGCCGCGACCTGAGCTGCCAGGGACCGGGGCAGGGGAGGGGAGACCAGCCGCGCCGACAGCCGTACCTCGCGCGCGACGTCCGCCGCCACGCTGCGCGGCAGCTCCGGCACGGCCCGCAGCGCAGGTGCCACGTGCGCCAGCCGCTCACGCTGCGCCTGCACCTCCGGCGGGAGGGCGCGCAGCAGTGCCGTCTCGGCGGGGGTCAGGTCACCGTCCGCCTCGCGGTGCAGCAGCTCCAGCCACGCCCGCCCATCCCCCGATCGAAGAGTCTCCACGCCCATACGGTGCCTCTACGTTCAACCTTCGCCGGAAGTTCCCGGCGCCGCCACACCACCCGAAGGGGGGGCCGCGTAATCGCCGCTCTTGCCGCCACTCTTGCCCAGCAGCCGCACGCCCGTCACCTCGATGGCCTTGCTCGCCGCCTTGAGCATGTCGTACACGTTCAGCGCCGCGACCGTCACCGCCGTCAGGGCCTCCATCTCCACGCCGGTCGGGGCGGTCGTGCGGACCCGCGCCCACACGTACACCCCCGCCTCCTCCAGCGTCACGCGGACGTCCGCGCCCGACACCGGAATGGGATGACACAGCGTGATCAGGTCCGCCGTGCGCTTGCAGCCCGCCAGCCCCGCCAGCCGCGCCACCGTCAGCGGGTCCCCCTTCGGATTTGTACCTGCCTCCAGCGCAGCGCGCGCCTCGGGCGGCAGGCGCACCCACGCTTCCGCCGTGGCCTCACGCGCCGTGGCGACCTTCCCCGAGACGTCCACCATGCGCGGCAGCCCGTCCCGGAAATGCGTCAGTTCCGGCACGTCCTGCCCCTGGGCCAGCTCAGTCCGCCGTGTCACTTCCGTCCTCTGGGTCACCTCAGTCCTCTGGGAGCTTCAGGTCCGCCAGCGCCGCGAACGGATTCTGCTTGGCATGCAGCGACCCCGACGGGGTGCCCAGTTCGTCGTCGATCTCCTCGACCGGCACCTGCGCCATGTGCTCGCACGGTCCCTCGTTCAGGTCGTGCCCGCACACCTGACACAGCCCCTTGCAGGCCTCGTCGTGCAGCACGCTCAGCGGCGCGCTCAGCAGCGTCGTCTCCGCGAGGTACGCACCCAGGTCCAGATCCGGATCGCCGAACACCAGCACCTCCTCACCGGTGTCGGCCTCCTCCAGGTACGGCTGCTCCGCCGAGGGCTCGTAGCGCATCAGCGTACCCAGCTGCACGTCCACGGGCACCTCCACGTCGCGCAGGCAGCGGGCGCACTCCATGATCAGCACCGGCTCGAACGAGCCCTGCAGGTACATCTCCGAGCCGCCCAGCGTATTGACCGACACCTCGAAGGGCGCCGGGGACGCGAAGCGCAGGGTGTGCAGCTGCCCGCCCTGCTCGTACTGGAGGTGATCAAGGTGCCCTTCTGCCTGCGCGTCGTCCAGCGTGGACCGCATCAGCGCACCCAGGTGAATCCGAGGTGAATCCGTCATACCCTCATCATAGGCCCGCGCGACTGACAGAACCCTGCCCCGCACCGCAAAACACCCGGCGCGGAGCGGTGCGGTCAGGCGAGTTCGACGAGGCTGGCGTCACTGATCGTCAGCTTGTGCGTGCGGGGCACCGTGCGGCCCCCCCTGACCTGGGCGCGCACGCCGATCAGACAGTCCTGCAATCTCTTGCTGACGTGCTCGATCTGCGCGCCCTCATCCACCACGCTGTGCTCCACTTCCGCGCCGCGCACCACCGTGCCCGAACCGATACTGGTAAAAGGCCCGATGTACGCGTCCTCGATCACGACGCCCTCACCCAGCATGACCGGGCCGACGATCTTGCTGCGGATCACGCGGGTCGACGCTGGAATGACCACCCGCCCCGTGATCCGGGAATCGGTGACCTCACCCTGAATGTCGCCCTCCAGCTGTTCCAAGAGCAGCCGGTTGGCATCCAGCAGATCAGCGGGGCGCCCAGTGTCCTTCCACCACCCCTGAACGGGTTGACCCTGCACGGTCAGCCCCGCATCGATGAGCCGCTGGATACCGTCGGTGATCTCATATTCGCCCCGCGCCGACGCCGGCATGCCGTCGAGCATCCTGAAGATCTCCGGGGTGAAGCAGTACAGGCCCGCCACGGCGAGGTTGCTGGGGGGATCCTTGGGTTTCTCGACGAGGCGGGTGATGCGGGTGCCGTCGAGCTGCGCGACACCGAAGGCAGTGGGGTCGGGGACCTCCACCAGGGCGATGAGGGCCGCGGGCCGGTCGTGCTGGAAGGCGTGGACGAAGGGAGCCGCGCCATGCTCGAAGAGGTTGTCGCCCAGATACACGCAGAAGTCGTCCTGCCCCACCCACTCGCGGGCCGTGAGGACGGCGTGCCCGAGGCCGAGCTGCTCGTGCTGGTCGATGAGGGTGATGTGCACGCCGGAGAGGTGCTCGACGGCGTGCTGAATCTCGGCGCGGGTGATGTCTGAAACGACAATGCCGATCTCGGTGATGCCGGCCTGCACGAGCGTGTGGATGGCGTGAGCGATGATGGGCTGACCAGCGACGCGCAGGACGGGTTTGGGGCGGGTGTAGGTCAGGGGCCGCAGGCGTGTGCCCAGCCCCGCCGCAGGAATGATCGCTTTCACGCCTCTACTTTATGTCCGTAATGCCTCTCATCTATCTGATCTGACCTTAGGCCACGGGTGGTCCGCTGCCAAACGCCGATCAGTCTATGCGGACACTGTTATCATCAACCGATGCAGCGGCATACGGTCATTCAACAGACAGGTCAGACTTCACGCTGTCAGGGTGAAGTCAAGTTCTCAGGAGAGCGATGAACGCAGATGCCCAGCCCTTATTCGTCCCCGTCATCCTGGCAGGCGGCAGCGGAGAGCGCTTCTGGCCACTCTCCCGCAAGCACCGGCCCAAGCAGTTCCTGACGCTGGATGACTCCGGCCGCAGTCTCCTGCAGGCCACGGCAGACCGCCTGACGGCCTTGGCCGGCCACGCCGCCCGGATCATGGTGGTGACCGGGCGTGATCATCGCGCGCAGGTCCTGGAACAGTTGCCGGATATGCCGGTCGAGAATCTGCTCGTCGAGCCTACCCCCCGTGATACGGCTGCCGCCATCCTCTTTGCGGCGCTGAAAGTGGCCCAGCTGAACCCGCAGGCTGTGATGGGGGTATTCCCAGCAGATCACCGCATCACGGACGCGGCGGCGTTTGAGCGTGTCGTCCGGCGTGCCGAACAGGTCGCCCGGGAGACCGACCAGCTTGTGACCATTGGGATCGAACCGACCTTCCCGGCCACAGGGTATGGGTACATCGAGCGAGGTGAGCTCCTCGGTGCCCATGACGAACTGTCGGCTTACCGGGTAACGCGCTTCACCGAGAAGCCCGACAGTGAAACGGCCCGCGCTTTTCTCCGTACTGGCCTGTACAGTTGGAACAGTGGAATGTTCATCTGGAATGTCCAGGCCATCCTCAGGGCCTTCGAGCAGCATCAGCCCGCACTGTATGCCCAGCTGTCGGAGGCGATGGCCCGCCATACGCTTCTACAGCCGCGTCTGCCCGAGGTCTTTCCGCAACTTCCCAAGATCAGCATCGACTACGCCATCCTGGAAAAAGCCGACAACGTGGTGGTCATCCCGGCAGAGTTCGGCTGGGACGACCTGGGTGACTGGAATGCCATGGAACGTTTGCTCAAAGGTGAGGGCGACAATGTCTCCGTCGGTCGGCACATCGGCATCGATACCGGTGGGGCGATCCTGTACACCACGAGCGGCGATGACCTGATCGCCACGATCGGCTTGGAAGACGTGGTGGTCGTGCGTGCCGGCGACGTCACGCTGGTCGTCCGGAAGGATCGCACGCAGGACATCAAGCAGGTTGTCCAACAACTGAAATCCCATCCTGAACTGGAGCGCTTCGCATGACCGACTACTCACAGATGGAGCCGCGCCGCTCGGCTCAGGAATCGCCGGAACCACGGGAACAGGAGATCGAACTCGGTACGCTCTGGAACGGGGTGCGGCGTCGCCTGCCCGTCATCCTGCTGGCAACTGGGATCATTGGTGCTGGTGTTTACGCTCTGTCCCGGGGGCAGCCGGACGTATTTGAGGCGACTGCTAGTCTGGTGACGACGGGCAACAGCGGCAATCTTGGGAGTGGTCGGGACAGTGTGGTCACAGCATCCCCCCTACCTGAGGGCGCTCTCCAGGAGGCGCTCAACGGACCTACTGTGCTGGGACGCATCATCACTGGGCTGCGCGAGACTACCCGTATCCCTCAGGAGTTGCGGACTGAACTGGCTGACGACTTGCAACGAGAACTGCAATTGCGGGAGGTCAAAACCCTGCAACTGCAAAATCAACTCGACTTCAACGGTAATGGTATCTATTCCGTGACAGCCCGTGCAGGTAGCTCAGTTGCCGCAAAGTTCCTAGCGGACCTGAGTGCACAGGTGTTGCTAGACTGGGACCGTGGGCGCGCTCTAAACGGCCTTGGACGAGCGTCACAGAGCCTCCAGGCCCAGTTGGCTGAAATAGATCGGCAGCTGGCCGAGGGAGCGTCAAGTGACTTGGAACGGCAGACGCTGGTTGCCTCACGGGCAAGCCTGCAACGCACGTTGGCGCAGGTAGATATCCAGGCCAAGGGTGCGACTGGTTCGCTGGAACTTGTCTCCCCGGCTGTTGAGCCACTGGAACGGGTAGCGCCAAAACCTACTCGCAATGCGATCCTGGCAGGATTGCTGACCCTGCTGCTAGGCGGTGGTCTTGCCGCCTTACGTACGGTGACAGACCGCACGGCTCGTTCTGAAGATGATCTGCTCAGCTTTGGCCTGCCGACGCTGGGCAGCGTGCCCAAGCTACGCCGAAGGGATGTGGTCTTCAGTGGAATAGTCCGTGCAGCCCGTCAGGCGGGGCTGTACGAGGCACTGGGGTTCCTGCGCGTGAACCTACTGACGCGGCTGGGAACTCTTAAAGGGCAGCGCATTATGATCTCATCGACTGCGCCCGGTGAAGGCAAGAGCAGCCTGACGGCGACGCTGGCTGACACCATGGCTAACAGTGGTCTACGCGTGCTGATCATCGATGCTGATATGCGCCGTGGTACTCAGCAGGATGTCTGGGACAAGTATGAATCCAGCCACAAATGGCTTCAGCTCAGCGGTGAAGGTGGGGCTCGTACGCTTCAGGAGGCCCTAGGCGCTCCAGAGAACGTGCAGGTAATTGAAGCTGAGCCCGGGGTGCATGTCTTGCCAGCAGGCCCAGGGCTGCAAGACAGTATGGGACTGCTGAACCGCGCCCCTCTGAGCCAAATTCTGGAGAGCTGGAGTTCAAGCTATGATCTAGTGCTCATCGACAGCCCTCCCATGCTGGCTCTGGCAGATGGCCTGATCCTCGGGCGACATGTCGATCAAGTTCTGATTGTAGTGGAAGAAGGGAAGACTAGCTTAAACGCAGTGAAGCAGACTTTACGCCGCGCTCACAATGCTAGTGTGCCTATTCTTGGATTCATCCTCAACAAAGTGTCAGCCAGCTCGCAAGAGGCGCAGGGTTATGGCTATGGGTATGGCTATGCGCCCCGCAAACGAGGGGGATGAACCTATGGGTGTGTTGAACCCGTCTGGGCTGCATAGGAAACCTGTGGCTGCGTTGCCTGCCATAAGCAGTTTTCCCCAAGCAGGTGCCCTCCTGCTGGGAGACGCGCTGAGCCTGCTAGGTGTCTATAGCCTGACGTATTTTCTACTGCCAATATGGGGGTTAGCAGTCGAAAGTCCACACTCTTCCCTAGTCTGGGGAGCAGTATGGCTATGCTGGCGAGCCTATCAGGGGCTGTATCCCGGATACGGACGCTCTCCGCAAACCGAGCTGCGATTACATGTCATGGGTACGGCGCAGGTGGTGGCAGTGCAACTGGCAGCAGGACTCGCATTGCAACGCTTCTCGCCAAGTGTGTCTGGTACGGTATTGAGTTGGGCGCTACTCCTGCTGCTTAGTCTGTTTGTGCGCTATGGCATCCGTTCGGTCTTGATTCGAACTGGTAAGTATGGTCGGCCGATCAGCGTGATTGGCGCAGGACAAACGGCTGCTATGGCCATTCATCATCTCCGTGCCCATCCTGCATATGGCCTGAACCCGGTTGCGGCATACGACGACAATCATGAACTGCATGGCACTACGCTGCACGGGGTGCCCATCCTGGGCACTATTGAGCAGGCCATCACAGAGCCCCGAACGGAGCAGGCACTCGTCTCCATTCCAGGCGCACGTGCTGAGACACAGCAGCGTATTGTCAATGCCACGTATGCCTCATTTCCACATACTTGGGTCATCCCGGACCTGTTCGGTATTCCAAACCAAGCCCTACAACCCCACAATATCGGCAGCGTGGCTAGCTTGGAAGTCCGAAACAACCTGAGGAGTGTCCAGGCTAGAACGTTAAAACGTACCATTGATCTGTTGGGATCGGGTCTGGGTGGTTTGCTGCTGTTGCCTCTCCTTCTGCTGATTGCTCTGGCCATTAGACTCGATAGTCCAGGCCCGGCTGTATACCGTGCTCGCCGCCTTGGACGTAATGGTGAGCCGTTTGACTGCTTCAAATTCCGCAGTATGCACCGTGACGCAGAAGCCAAGCTCAAGAGCGTACTGGACAGCGACCCTACGCTGCGGGCTGAATTTGAGGCCACACACAAGCTGAGGAATGATCCACGGGTCACCAGGGTTGGCGCGTTTTTACGGAAAACGAGTTTGGATGAGCTGCCCCAACTGGCTAATGTGCTCCTGGGAACTATGAGTCTAGTTGGTCCAAGACCCATAGTGCAGGGTGAAGTGTCTAAATACGGTGATATCTACGCTGTGTATAAGCAGGTTCGTCCTGGAATGACTGGCTACTGGCAAGCAAACGGTCGCAGTGATACTAGTTATAATGAGAGGGTTGGTATGGACAATTTCTATGTAACTAACTGGACTCCCTGGTTGGATATAGTTGTTCTTATTCAGACCGTTCGCGTGGTCATGCTTGGGAAGGGAGCATATTGATAGCAAAGTTATCATTTGGTAAGATTTATAGAATTTTCTTGATATATCTCTCCTTTTTTCTGAGAGGCTTCTCCTTTTTAATAATTGCACCGTATGCAACTAAGTTAATTCCTCCAGATTATTGGGGTGCGGTCCTTTCAGCTCAAGCTTTAGGATTATGGGTAACTCTTATCCTGGATTATGGATTTAACGTTACTGCAACTAGAAATTTAGTGAGTTTACTAAGTAATAAACTATCAATTTCCTCAGCTATTTCTGGAATATATACAGCAAAGCTGGTATTATTAATACCATCGATTATAGTTGTAGTTTTGGGTGTTTATTTTAGTTCTCTTAAGAATTACACCGTTCTAAGCCTATTTATAGTTTTTTGGGCGGCTGCCCAATCTTTTGGGCCCGTATGGTATTTCCAAGCTATCGATAGGCTGCATATCTATGCTCTGACGGATATATTTTCAAGATTACTATATATACTGCTTATTTTCATATTTTTAAGGAGTCCGGAAGACTACTATTTAATCATCGTGCTTCAATTTTTAACCATACTTATTTCAACCATAGTGCAATGTGTTATTATGTCTCTTGATATAGGGCCGGAGATTTTCAAAGTATCCCTTGTGGACGGTATAAATGCTTTAAGATCCGGCTGGAGCATATCTATATTCACTATTATCACAAGTATATACACAGCAGCGGGTATATTTATCTTAGGGATTTTTGTACCAAGCCATCAAGTTGCTGTTTATGGAAATGCTGATAGGTTGGCGCGTGCAGGTTTATCAATGTTTGGTCCAATTAATCAAATAATTGTACCAAGAATATATAGTCTCATGCATCAAGGATTTAGGGAGGGTGTCAAATATATTTATCGAGTTTCAGCATTTTATTTTCCGGTTGCAGTATTGATATTTTTCCTTATAATTTTGCTGGCTAAGCCGGCGATCACTATATTATTTGGCGATTCATACATAGAGAGCGTCAATATTTTGAGATTATTGGGATTACTTTTTCCTATTATCGCATTAAATACAATATTGTCTTCTTTTATTCTTATTCCACTCGGGAAGGATAATTATGTAACAGTTGTTTATTCCATTGCTTCGGCTTTATCATTAGGTGCTATGATAATTTTGATTCCTCATATGGGAATAGTAGGTATGGCCTATTCAGTGATTATTCCTGAGGCTTTTGCATCAATCTCATTAGGTTTTCAAGTTTATAAGATTTTAAGGAGGAATCGTGCGGAATCTTAGGACACTTTTCTCTCCTTCTGTAGTGGCGCTGGTAATCTCTTTGGTTGGCTTAGCTTTTACCTTTTTCCCGCCCGATGTTTATGAAGAAATTTTATATGAAAAGAATTTTATGTTTTTAAATGCTAAGCTGATTTTGT is a window of Deinococcus grandis DNA encoding:
- a CDS encoding bactofilin family protein — protein: MGVETLRSGDGRAWLELLHREADGDLTPAETALLRALPPEVQAQRERLAHVAPALRAVPELPRSVAADVAREVRLSARLVSPPLPRSLAAQVAAEVALSARMADVPALPRSVASAITRDVRLEQALTRTPAMPGSVAASVARNVRLGSQLATPPLPRSVAASVVQDLRLDRTLGAPVPALPGSVAAAVAQQVRLTPPEQLSPAPAAAAALIGNRPRNPAPLIMVVSLLVALTLLAVSTAWPNLAAGALVLQTLLAQVSPLAGVGLLLLLMTSAAVTWRPAPATQRFGGLAFAVSAALTLPALYGVVTHGTVSFGRDVVVHGPVKGNVLAAGGNIVLAPDAQVDGEVVTLLGDIRREAGAQVGGTVTALLGQVPGDSAAREIQAPSGLGAVTAAAFRPVLGWLGGAAWPQVFVGLTGGALLLLFVSGLAPLLARRQRHAPVRTLALGVLSLAALLGPAGGLALAGLLGPALLAAALAVLLIAVGLSVSAYDAGRALAYRAGLPVPDAVGAMVGLSAVAASLSVPPVAFALAVVGGTWGAGTLLLSRTGNPPEVPLESQAA
- the moaC gene encoding cyclic pyranopterin monophosphate synthase MoaC encodes the protein MTRRTELAQGQDVPELTHFRDGLPRMVDVSGKVATAREATAEAWVRLPPEARAALEAGTNPKGDPLTVARLAGLAGCKRTADLITLCHPIPVSGADVRVTLEEAGVYVWARVRTTAPTGVEMEALTAVTVAALNVYDMLKAASKAIEVTGVRLLGKSGGKSGDYAAPPSGGVAAPGTSGEG
- a CDS encoding YceD family protein; its protein translation is MTDSPRIHLGALMRSTLDDAQAEGHLDHLQYEQGGQLHTLRFASPAPFEVSVNTLGGSEMYLQGSFEPVLIMECARCLRDVEVPVDVQLGTLMRYEPSAEQPYLEEADTGEEVLVFGDPDLDLGAYLAETTLLSAPLSVLHDEACKGLCQVCGHDLNEGPCEHMAQVPVEEIDDELGTPSGSLHAKQNPFAALADLKLPED
- a CDS encoding glucose-1-phosphate thymidylyltransferase — protein: MKAIIPAAGLGTRLRPLTYTRPKPVLRVAGQPIIAHAIHTLVQAGITEIGIVVSDITRAEIQHAVEHLSGVHITLIDQHEQLGLGHAVLTAREWVGQDDFCVYLGDNLFEHGAAPFVHAFQHDRPAALIALVEVPDPTAFGVAQLDGTRITRLVEKPKDPPSNLAVAGLYCFTPEIFRMLDGMPASARGEYEITDGIQRLIDAGLTVQGQPVQGWWKDTGRPADLLDANRLLLEQLEGDIQGEVTDSRITGRVVIPASTRVIRSKIVGPVMLGEGVVIEDAYIGPFTSIGSGTVVRGAEVEHSVVDEGAQIEHVSKRLQDCLIGVRAQVRGGRTVPRTHKLTISDASLVELA
- a CDS encoding mannose-1-phosphate guanylyltransferase, with amino-acid sequence MNADAQPLFVPVILAGGSGERFWPLSRKHRPKQFLTLDDSGRSLLQATADRLTALAGHAARIMVVTGRDHRAQVLEQLPDMPVENLLVEPTPRDTAAAILFAALKVAQLNPQAVMGVFPADHRITDAAAFERVVRRAEQVARETDQLVTIGIEPTFPATGYGYIERGELLGAHDELSAYRVTRFTEKPDSETARAFLRTGLYSWNSGMFIWNVQAILRAFEQHQPALYAQLSEAMARHTLLQPRLPEVFPQLPKISIDYAILEKADNVVVIPAEFGWDDLGDWNAMERLLKGEGDNVSVGRHIGIDTGGAILYTTSGDDLIATIGLEDVVVVRAGDVTLVVRKDRTQDIKQVVQQLKSHPELERFA
- a CDS encoding polysaccharide biosynthesis tyrosine autokinase gives rise to the protein MTDYSQMEPRRSAQESPEPREQEIELGTLWNGVRRRLPVILLATGIIGAGVYALSRGQPDVFEATASLVTTGNSGNLGSGRDSVVTASPLPEGALQEALNGPTVLGRIITGLRETTRIPQELRTELADDLQRELQLREVKTLQLQNQLDFNGNGIYSVTARAGSSVAAKFLADLSAQVLLDWDRGRALNGLGRASQSLQAQLAEIDRQLAEGASSDLERQTLVASRASLQRTLAQVDIQAKGATGSLELVSPAVEPLERVAPKPTRNAILAGLLTLLLGGGLAALRTVTDRTARSEDDLLSFGLPTLGSVPKLRRRDVVFSGIVRAARQAGLYEALGFLRVNLLTRLGTLKGQRIMISSTAPGEGKSSLTATLADTMANSGLRVLIIDADMRRGTQQDVWDKYESSHKWLQLSGEGGARTLQEALGAPENVQVIEAEPGVHVLPAGPGLQDSMGLLNRAPLSQILESWSSSYDLVLIDSPPMLALADGLILGRHVDQVLIVVEEGKTSLNAVKQTLRRAHNASVPILGFILNKVSASSQEAQGYGYGYGYAPRKRGG
- the wbaP gene encoding undecaprenyl-phosphate galactose phosphotransferase WbaP, translating into MGVLNPSGLHRKPVAALPAISSFPQAGALLLGDALSLLGVYSLTYFLLPIWGLAVESPHSSLVWGAVWLCWRAYQGLYPGYGRSPQTELRLHVMGTAQVVAVQLAAGLALQRFSPSVSGTVLSWALLLLLSLFVRYGIRSVLIRTGKYGRPISVIGAGQTAAMAIHHLRAHPAYGLNPVAAYDDNHELHGTTLHGVPILGTIEQAITEPRTEQALVSIPGARAETQQRIVNATYASFPHTWVIPDLFGIPNQALQPHNIGSVASLEVRNNLRSVQARTLKRTIDLLGSGLGGLLLLPLLLLIALAIRLDSPGPAVYRARRLGRNGEPFDCFKFRSMHRDAEAKLKSVLDSDPTLRAEFEATHKLRNDPRVTRVGAFLRKTSLDELPQLANVLLGTMSLVGPRPIVQGEVSKYGDIYAVYKQVRPGMTGYWQANGRSDTSYNERVGMDNFYVTNWTPWLDIVVLIQTVRVVMLGKGAY
- a CDS encoding oligosaccharide flippase family protein, whose amino-acid sequence is MIYLSFFLRGFSFLIIAPYATKLIPPDYWGAVLSAQALGLWVTLILDYGFNVTATRNLVSLLSNKLSISSAISGIYTAKLVLLIPSIIVVVLGVYFSSLKNYTVLSLFIVFWAAAQSFGPVWYFQAIDRLHIYALTDIFSRLLYILLIFIFLRSPEDYYLIIVLQFLTILISTIVQCVIMSLDIGPEIFKVSLVDGINALRSGWSISIFTIITSIYTAAGIFILGIFVPSHQVAVYGNADRLARAGLSMFGPINQIIVPRIYSLMHQGFREGVKYIYRVSAFYFPVAVLIFFLIILLAKPAITILFGDSYIESVNILRLLGLLFPIIALNTILSSFILIPLGKDNYVTVVYSIASALSLGAMIILIPHMGIVGMAYSVIIPEAFASISLGFQVYKILRRNRAES